The DNA sequence TGACCCTGATCTCGCTGAAGGTTTCCGACCGCCACGTGCATTATGAGAGGAGCTAACCGATGACGAATACGCAACGCCGCACCTTGCAGACGATCCTAACGCACTTCGTTTTGATCGTGTTGGGGCTGATCTTCGCCGCGCCGTTCCTGTGGGTGATCTCGACGGCGGTCAAGCCGATCGGGGAGACAATGACGAGCCCGCCGAAGTGGATTCCGTCGGAGATCAAGCTGTCGAACTTTCCGGATGCGATCACTTACAACAGCAAGGAGCTGGGCTATATTCCGCTTTTGGTGTATGCACGAAATACAATCGTGGTCACGATTCTGTGCGTGTGCGGGGCGGTGGCATCGAACGCGATCGTGGCGTACTCGTTTGCGCGGCTGAAGTGGCGAGGGCGGGACACGTTCTTTGCGATCACGCTGGCGACGATGATGATTCCTTTTCCGGTTTTGATGGTGCCGACGTTTTCGCTCTTCAAGGCCTTGGGCTGGGTAGGAACCTTCCGCCCGTTGTGGGTTCCGGCGTTCTTCGGAGGGGCTTTCAACATTTTCCTATTGCGGCAATTCTTTAAGACGATTCCGTCGGAGTTGAGCGAGGCAGCGAAGATCGACGGGGCGAGCGAAATACGGACGTTTACGAGCGTGGTCGTGCCTTTGGCGCGGCCCGCCCTGACGGTCGTGGCGATCTTCACGTTCATGGGGACATGGAACGATTTTCTTGGTCCGCTTATCTATCTGGTGGACCAGAAGACGTTTACGCTGTCGCTTGGTTTGCAGGCGTATCAGACTCAGCACGGCGGGACGCCGTGGAACCTGCTGATGGCGGCGACGTTGTTGGTGATTCTGCCGTTGGTGATCGTGTTCTTCTTTGCGCAGAAAGTGTTTATTCAGGGGATTGCGACGAGCGGGATTAAGTAGGGGGAGCCGCTTTTCTGTTCCCCACTCCGGTTCGCTTTGCTCACCGTCCCCCTCATTGGAGGTAGCGTGGCTAATAGGCTCTTTCGCTAGTCTTGCGGAACGCGAATCAGCCTCGCCGGTTGCAGAGAGCAAGTCGGAATCACCCGCTTTGGCACAGCCGAGGGGTCCCGCATTCTGCGGGATTCAGTTTGCACATCTTCGACAGTCATTTTGGGGTCGCTTCGCTCCTCGGATTTTTATTGATTGACAAGCTTTCCAGGGTCTTCGCTTCGCTTCGACACCCTGGCTACCAGCTTCGACCCTCACGGGTCGTGTGTTCGCACGGAGAATATCCAGGGCTCAGTTTTGGCTACATCAGTTGGATGGAGCCGGATTCGCTTTGGGTTGCGCAGAGGTCGGGGAGGGTGTGCCACGAGTGGCGGATGTTGCGCATGAGGAGGGCACAATCGAGTTCGATGGAGCCAGGGGGAAACCGGACCGGGTCGTCGAAGTAGGTCGAATGTGCGTGTTCGATGCGAAGCGGCTCGACCACCCATTCGTGAGATTCGAGTTCGATGCCCTGGAAGCGTTGGTCGTCATTAGTGGCCGAGTAGCCAACCGCCCCCTGAAGGAAGAATTCTGACGCCGACTGGAGGTCGGGAAAGACGCTGGTCGAGCAAAAGTCAGTGTCGTAAGCAACAGTGAGGTCGATTTCGTGTTCGTCGTCTTGGCTTTCCACTTGGATGCGAATTGCGGTGTCGGATTCTTCGACATCGAAGCGACTTCGGTGGAAGAGGCCGGGAAAAACACGCCCACCAAGGGCTCGGTTCAGGGCCGAGTTGCTTTCGCGGCGAGGGATGTAGACGCCGGTCTTTGGCTCGCCGTCATGCTCCCATTCGACCGCGTACCGGAAGGCGGCGTTCTCGGATGTCGCGCCCAGCCAAAACGGCAAGAAGTTTGGTCTGAGCCCCTCGAAACGGATGAGGCAGACACCTCCGATGGCGTACCGGTGATAGAGGAGGGGGCGAAATCCTTTGGGCAATATCTCCTGGGCCACGATCGGATCGATCCTGTAATTGAGCAGGATTCTCCGCGCGATGGTTCCGGTTATTGTGTCCAGCAGGGCCATTCTCATCTATAGCTACGGTATTCCGGGCTGCCAAGTCGCGCGGAGTTGGCAAGTGTACGGGGATTGGGTTAGCTAACAGCCGCAAGCCACCAGCTTCTAGCTTCTAGCTTCTAGCTTCTAGCTTCTAAAGGATGCTTGTTAGCTGGGTTCAGTGCTTGCGGGAACCGAGGAGCATAATGATTCCGGCTATCATCGTTCCCACGCCAAAGTAGAGCGAGCCGGTCCCGCCGGAATTACGGGTTAGCGCGAGGACGATACCCTCAAAAATGAACGCAACGGCCATGAAGCGTGCGCTGGCGCGCCAGTCCCAATCCGAGTGGGAAAGGAAGGTCCAGGAGAGGAAGAAGAGGCTGACGACGGCCACCGCCATCGCGCCGAAGAGCGGCGTCTGGCCGGGGCCGAGATGGAGTCCGAGTGCGATCAGGAGGTAGGCCACGAACCCAACGATAGGCGTGGAAAGGAGAATCCAGACCGCGAAGACCTCTCTTCTTAACATTCGCTTTCTTTTGACTCGCTCCCTTTCGGATGGTTCCGTATGGATGGGGGAATTCATTCGGGCACCGACAATCTCCTACCTTCCATTGACGGCGATTCTGGTTCGATCTTTACGGCTAGGTCCAATTTCGTGGACTAAAGTATCCCGCTTTCGGCTCAGAGTGGTAAAACCAGAGAGTGCAACGTAGCTTACTTCTTATAGCGGTCCTCGCACTGTCGCTCATCGGCTGTAACAACGGCGGGTCGACGGACTCGACTTCGTCATCTTCGACAGCGACTTCTTCCAACGGTTCGACCGACTCCGGCAAGAAGTACAAGATCGCGTTTATTCCCAAGGGATCGACCCACGAGTTCTGGAAGACGATGCAGGCGGGCGCCGAAGAAGCGGCCGCGGCTAACAACGTCGAACTGCTGTGGAAGGCTCCTCTGAAGGAAGACGATAAGGCCGAGCAGGTGAAAGTCGTCGAGAACTTCACGGCGGAAAAGGTGGACGGAATGATCCTCGCACCACTGGACGACGAGGCGCTTCGAAGTCCGACGCAGGACGCGATCGACGCGGGCATCCCAGTCATCATCGTGGATAGCGGCCTGAAGGACGTGAAGACGGAGAGCTTCATCGCCACCGACAACGAGAAGGCTGGCTACATGGGCGGCCAACAGCTCGCCAAGGAACTGGGCGGTAAGGGCGACGTCATTATGCTTCGTTACGCGGTTGGCTCGGCCAGCACGATGGCCCGCGAAAAGGGCTTTTTGGACGCGGCGAAAGCTGGCGGTCTGAACGTCGTCAGCGAGAACCAGTACGGCGGCGCGACGCGAGAGTCGGCGCAGTCGGCTAGCGAGAACCTGCTTGCTCAGTTTAAGAAGGGCGACGGCCTGAATATTCAAGGCATCTTCTGCCCGAACGAATCGACCACCTTTGGCATGCTCCGCGCGCTTCAGAACGCCAAGCTTGCCGGTAAGGTGAAGTTCGTCGGCTTCGACTCGTCGAAGGAACTGCTGGACGCGATTCGGGTCGGACAGCTCGACGGTTTGGTTCTGCAGAACCCGGCGCTGATGGGCAAGTTGGCCATCGAGAACATGGTTAAGAAGCTCAAGGGTGGAACCCCTGAAGCTCGCATCGACACGGGCGCAACGATGGTCGACAAGACGAACATCGACAGCGACGACGTCAAAAAGATTCTGCCGAAGAGCCAGTAGACTGCGCTTTTTCTTTCTGCCCTCCAGCTTATTTGCTGGGGGGCTTTTTGTTTTGCTGTGTTACAATCGGCAGGAAGGGAGCCGGTGGAAAGTCTACAAGTCGTTAACGAAGCAGGTCAGACGGTCGGAACGATCGGCAAAACTGCTGCCCACCAATCCGGCGGAATCCTTCATCGTGCGGTGTCGGTTTTCGTGTTTGACGAGGCGGACAAGTTACTCCTGCAACGCCGAGCGGCCACCAAATACCACTTCGCCGAAATGTGGGCTAATAGTTGCTGTTCCCACCCGCTCGTCAACGAAACCCCGATGGCGGCGGCCAGGCGGGCGACCCGAAACGAGCTACGGATCGAACCATCGCTATCGGAAATCGGGACTGTGATCTATTCTGCTCACGACCCGATGTCTGACCTAACGGAGCAAGAGTACGACCATATCTTCGCCGGACAATGGAGCGGGCGGGTTAAGCCGAATCCATTGGAGGTCAATGGGATTCGCTGGGTCACAGCGAGCGACCTACGGGACGATTTGGAAAAGCATCCGGGACGGTTTGCTCCGTGGCTGTCCATCATTCTGCACGACGTGCTGGTCAAGGGCGGTGACAACCCTTTAGTCCGCTTTTGGGCTTAGGGATGGAAGTCTGGCTTGATCGGCGACGAGGCGTTGGCGTGGATGTTGTAGCCGCTCTCCTCGGCGTCGGTTAGCAGAAGCTGTCCGGCCTTGTCGGCGTCCTTTTGGTCAACAATGATGTCAACGTAGGAGCCTTCCTTCTTGGTCGTGGCTTTGATGCCTCGGGTTTCCAGGTAGTGGAGGGCCTTATCGAGGTCCTTTTCCTCCAAGGTCGCGATGACCTCGGTTTCGCCTCGGGGCTGCACCTTGGTCTCCAGCTTGCCCGCCTTCATCAGACCGGGCAGACTCTTGGCGGCTTCGGCCGTTTTCGAAGGAGGCAAGGGTTTGGTTGATTCGGGCACTCGAGTATCGCCGACCTTCGGCTCGGGCGGGGTGGGTTTTCCGCAACCGACGAGGAGGCTTGTGAGGAGAGCGATGGTTAGGAGGGGGCGCATGGGGATTTTAGGCTTCAGGATTTAGGGTTCAGGTGGGTTGGGTCGTCAATCCCTCGGTTCGTTCGTACCTAGCTCGGCGGAGACTTGTGGTTTGAGGAATTCTATTTGAGTCTTGGCTTCTATCCGCCTATTCATTCGTGCCTCTCTCACTCTCCACAACATTTCTGCCTTTGTAGCAGAAATGTTGTGGACCCTCCTTCGCCAAGGGATAGCTTGATTAGGCTTGAGGCTTCGGCAAGTCGGCTTCCCTTCGTATTAAAGGGAAGCCGATTGGTTGATCCTACTCGTTCTTTGCGCCGGCGTTGATCCACGCGGCGATGGTGGCGAGTTGGTCCTTGGTCAGCGGGTCGCCGCCTCGGGGCATCTTGGGTCGGGCACCCGAGACCGAGCGGTAGAGCGAGCTTCCCTCGGCGTTGCCAGGGGTGACCTTCTTCATGATGCTGTCGTACGACTCGACCGAAAGACCGGCCTTTGCACCCCGGTCGCTGTGGCAAGAAACGCAGGCATCGACAAGAATTTTCTTAACGTCGGCGAAGCTGGCGCTACCGGCGGCAGGAGCCGCTTCTTTCTTTGCACCCTCGGGTGCGGTGAAGGCGAAGTCCTTCGTATCGGCGGCGTCCTTGCTCGACGTGACCGTCGGTGCGAGGATCAGGTACTCGTCGTTCACGTATCCGCGCGGCAGGTTGGTCTTGGTGTCGAGGTAAATCGTGGCCTGTTTGTCGTTTTCGAGAGTCAGTTGGAATTCGTGAACGCTGACGCCGCGAATGGTTTTCACACTCTTGTCGACGTAACCTTTCACGCCCTTCAGGGCTTCGGCATTGAAGAAGGACGCGTAGGCCCATACGTCGACGTTCTTAGTTCGATCGAGGTTGGCCGGTCCTTCGGTGTAGGTGTTCTTGGCTTTGTCGAGAACCCAAACGGTTTTGCCATCGGAGACGGCGAGGGAAGACGGTGTTTCGATCTTGAACATGCCGTCCTTGCCATACTCCAGAGTCTCCTTTTCGACACTGCCACCGGCAATTTTTCGGACGGTGAGTTCGGCCTTGAGGGTCTTTGCATCGTGGAGAGTGGCGACGCTATCTTTCACTGCAGAAGGAGCGTCGGCCTGCGGTACAAGCGCAACCCCCAGCAATGCGGCAAGGGAAGTAAGAAGAATGGATTTCATGTCGGTTCAACCTTGAGTTTCTGACGTGTGTGATCCCCATATGTTTACAGGGTCCCACCAGTTTACAGATGAATGAGTACGGAAGTCCATATGCTACGATAAACCGTCCATGCAGACGAAGTTGACTTTCGTTCTTCTCGGCGCCGGAGCCAGAGGAACCATGTTCGCCGAAATCCTTGCCAACGACTACGCCCCAGGGACCTTGGTGGCCGTGGCTGAACCCAATCCCGAGCGACGGGCCAAGATCGCCGAGATGCACGGCATTCCTGCCGAGCGGCAATACGAGACGTGGGAAGCGCTTTTGGCGGAGCCAAAACTGGCGGATGTGGCGATCAATACGACCATGGACCGACACCACGTCGAGTCTTCCCTGCTTGCGCTGGGGCTCGGCTACCACATGCTTTTGGAGAAGCCGATGGCGAGCACGCTCGCTGACTGCGTAGCGATCGCCGACGCGGCGCGAAAGTCGGGGCGGATCGTGAGTATCTGCCACAGCCTGCGCTACAACGATGTGTATTCGGCGGTGCGGGACATTCTTGCCAGCGGACGGATCGGCGATATTGTGTCGGTGGACCAGTTGGAGGCGGTCGAGCATATCCACCAGTCGCATTCGTTTGTGCGAGGGAATTGGGGCAACGAGTCGCGCAGTGCGTTCATGTTGTTGGCCAAGAGTTGCCACGACATCGACATCCTTTTCGACCTGGTTCACGACGACTGCGTGAGGGTGGGATCGTTCGGGTCGCTGAAGTTCTTCACCAAGGCGTATGCACCCGAGGGGGCTCCTCTCCGGTGTTTGGACGGCTGTCCGGCCGAGGACGAGTGTCCATACCATGCGATGAAGGTCTATGGGGCCGAGAAGGGCTGGGGTCGATACATCGGTCTGCCGCGCGAGCCCGAGCTTTTGCGGCCAATTCTGATGGAAGGGCCGTACGGTAAGTGCGTGTTCCAGACGGATAACGACGTGGTGGACCACCAGGTGGTGACGATGGAGTTTGCCAAGGGCCAGACGGTGACCTTCACGATGACAGCGTTTACGCACTTTGGCGGGCGTCGATTGCGCATCCACGGCACCAAGGGGTACCTGGAGGCAGCAACGGAAACGCGGAAGATTTCCGTTCAGGAATTTTGGGGCGAGAAGGTGAGCGAGGAGATCGAGATTCCGGTTCGGGAAGGCGGCCACGGTGGGGCCGACCCGTTGGTGATCGGCACGCTGATTCGGGCCATCGAGAGCGGTGATCCTTCGTTGGTGACGACGAATACGGAGAACTCGCTTAAGAGCCATAAGATCGTGTTTGCGGCCGAGCGTGCGCGGCGCGAAGGGCGCGTGGTTAACCTCAGCGAACTGGATTAGCTTGCCCGGTCGGCGGAAGTCGGCTAGAATGCTATCGGCGGAAGCAACCCATGACGCGACTTACCTCTCTGCTCCTTCCCTTCGTCGCCGCCCTTCCCCTCCTCAGTTGCGGGCCGGACCCGTACGCGGGCAAGATCAAAATTCGGTACATGGCTTGGGGTAACCCCGAGCAGTTGGCTCTGGAGCAGAAGCTCTGCGATAAGTTCAACGAGGAAAACCCGGACGTCCACGTCGACTTTCTAAAAGTGCCAGGATCGGCATACGGGAACAAGTCGGTGGTGATGCTGGCCAGCGACACCGCGCCGGACGTGCTTCGGGTCGATCATTACAACTTTGCGAACCTGCAGAATAAGCGATTTTTTCTCGACCTGACGCCGTTTGCCGACAAGGACCCAACCTTCAACCGAAAGGACTTCTTTCCGCAGACTATCGACGAATGCACGGTCAACGGGCGACTGTATGGCCTGAATGTGCTCTTCGGCGGGAATGTCGTTTACTACAACAAGACGCTGATGCGCGAGGCGGGTTTGGAGGACCCGTACAAGCTGTGGCAGGAGCACCGGTGGACGTATGACGCCTTTGTACAGTACGCCCAGGCACTGACCAAAAAGGACGCGAGCGGACGATACGTGCAGTTTGGGACGACGATGCCGCCGTTCCCGCAATGGGTGCCGATGGTGTGGGGCTTCGGAGGTCGGATGATCGACGATGCACACAAGCATAGCTTGCTCGATCAACCGGAGGCGGAGGCGGGACTGCAGTTCGTGGCCGACCTGCGATACAAGTACATGTGCGCCCCAACCCCGGCGCAAGCGGCCAACTCGGCATTTTCTTTCGAGAGCGGCAAGATGGGCATGTACTTCGACTGGATGGGCATGACGCCCCGATTTCGAAACGTGGTGAAATCGTTTGAATGGGACGTGGTTCCGATTCCCTCCGGGCCGAAGTCGCACCAGACCACGGTGAAGGGCAACCAGATCGTGGTTCCTGCCAACTGCGCCCACCCCGAGATTGCCTGGCGGTTCATGCGTTTTTTGACTGGTCCTGAGGTCGAGAATCTGCTGTATGTGAAGAATCGCCGGTGCTTCCCGACTCGCAAGGCGGTGGCCTATAGCAAAGAGTTTTCGGACGGATCGTTGCCGCCGAGCCAAATTCACATCTTCATCGACGCGGTGGAAGATGGCCGACAACTGCCGATCGATGACCGGTGGGCCGAGTGGACACAGGCAATGAACGATCAGTTAGATCGTCTGTGGAACGGTACCGAGCGCGACGCCAAGGTTGCAGGCAAGCGGGCGGCGGATGCAGTGAACAAGGTGCTTTCGGAGGAGCCGGGTTGGTGAAACGACCCAAGAAGCGGTTGGTGGACCGCCAGGAGTTTTGGGGGTTCCTGTTCATTTCGCCGTGGCTGATCGGTTTTTTGATCTTCACGGCCGGGCCGATGCTGTCGTCGCTCGCGCTATCGCTGTACAAGTACGATTTGGCCGATGCGAAGTATGTTGGGTTTGAGAATTATCGGCGGCTGTTTGTGCAAGATCCGCTGTTTTGGAAGGCGCTGAAGAACACGTTCCTGTACACGTTCTTCACGGTTCCGCTCGGGGTATTGGGGTCGCTATTGATCGCCCTGCTGTTGAACCAGCAGGTGAAGGGGCTACGGATTTTTCGGACCCTTTTTTACCTGCCGTCGATGGTTCCGGCGGTGGCATCGGCGTTGCTATGGCAGTGGGTGTTTAACGCCGACAATGGGATTTTGAACCAGGTTTTGGGTTGGTTCGGACTGCCGAACATCGAGTGGCTCCAGAACGAAAAGTTC is a window from the Armatimonadota bacterium genome containing:
- a CDS encoding ABC transporter permease subunit, with amino-acid sequence MTNTQRRTLQTILTHFVLIVLGLIFAAPFLWVISTAVKPIGETMTSPPKWIPSEIKLSNFPDAITYNSKELGYIPLLVYARNTIVVTILCVCGAVASNAIVAYSFARLKWRGRDTFFAITLATMMIPFPVLMVPTFSLFKALGWVGTFRPLWVPAFFGGAFNIFLLRQFFKTIPSELSEAAKIDGASEIRTFTSVVVPLARPALTVVAIFTFMGTWNDFLGPLIYLVDQKTFTLSLGLQAYQTQHGGTPWNLLMAATLLVILPLVIVFFFAQKVFIQGIATSGIK
- a CDS encoding substrate-binding domain-containing protein encodes the protein MAVLALSLIGCNNGGSTDSTSSSSTATSSNGSTDSGKKYKIAFIPKGSTHEFWKTMQAGAEEAAAANNVELLWKAPLKEDDKAEQVKVVENFTAEKVDGMILAPLDDEALRSPTQDAIDAGIPVIIVDSGLKDVKTESFIATDNEKAGYMGGQQLAKELGGKGDVIMLRYAVGSASTMAREKGFLDAAKAGGLNVVSENQYGGATRESAQSASENLLAQFKKGDGLNIQGIFCPNESTTFGMLRALQNAKLAGKVKFVGFDSSKELLDAIRVGQLDGLVLQNPALMGKLAIENMVKKLKGGTPEARIDTGATMVDKTNIDSDDVKKILPKSQ
- a CDS encoding isopentenyl-diphosphate Delta-isomerase, whose translation is MCWGAFCFAVLQSAGREPVESLQVVNEAGQTVGTIGKTAAHQSGGILHRAVSVFVFDEADKLLLQRRAATKYHFAEMWANSCCSHPLVNETPMAAARRATRNELRIEPSLSEIGTVIYSAHDPMSDLTEQEYDHIFAGQWSGRVKPNPLEVNGIRWVTASDLRDDLEKHPGRFAPWLSIILHDVLVKGGDNPLVRFWA
- a CDS encoding gfo/Idh/MocA family oxidoreductase translates to MQTKLTFVLLGAGARGTMFAEILANDYAPGTLVAVAEPNPERRAKIAEMHGIPAERQYETWEALLAEPKLADVAINTTMDRHHVESSLLALGLGYHMLLEKPMASTLADCVAIADAARKSGRIVSICHSLRYNDVYSAVRDILASGRIGDIVSVDQLEAVEHIHQSHSFVRGNWGNESRSAFMLLAKSCHDIDILFDLVHDDCVRVGSFGSLKFFTKAYAPEGAPLRCLDGCPAEDECPYHAMKVYGAEKGWGRYIGLPREPELLRPILMEGPYGKCVFQTDNDVVDHQVVTMEFAKGQTVTFTMTAFTHFGGRRLRIHGTKGYLEAATETRKISVQEFWGEKVSEEIEIPVREGGHGGADPLVIGTLIRAIESGDPSLVTTNTENSLKSHKIVFAAERARREGRVVNLSELD
- a CDS encoding extracellular solute-binding protein, which gives rise to MTRLTSLLLPFVAALPLLSCGPDPYAGKIKIRYMAWGNPEQLALEQKLCDKFNEENPDVHVDFLKVPGSAYGNKSVVMLASDTAPDVLRVDHYNFANLQNKRFFLDLTPFADKDPTFNRKDFFPQTIDECTVNGRLYGLNVLFGGNVVYYNKTLMREAGLEDPYKLWQEHRWTYDAFVQYAQALTKKDASGRYVQFGTTMPPFPQWVPMVWGFGGRMIDDAHKHSLLDQPEAEAGLQFVADLRYKYMCAPTPAQAANSAFSFESGKMGMYFDWMGMTPRFRNVVKSFEWDVVPIPSGPKSHQTTVKGNQIVVPANCAHPEIAWRFMRFLTGPEVENLLYVKNRRCFPTRKAVAYSKEFSDGSLPPSQIHIFIDAVEDGRQLPIDDRWAEWTQAMNDQLDRLWNGTERDAKVAGKRAADAVNKVLSEEPGW